The following coding sequences lie in one Chryseobacterium culicis genomic window:
- a CDS encoding M28 family peptidase — protein sequence MKKLTYLTLSLFSIFTFAQEVSKERVKTVLSTLASDEMKGREIGTQENENAANYIAKLFKENNLEYCTGKSYLVPFDYNGKTVYNVCGIKKGKTDQYLGFSGHFDHIGTSDKSGDNIYNGADDDASGITTLVGIADYFKNKKPEFSMVFMAFNGEEKGMLGSRAISTDKNLDPIYNKMTALFNFEMVATESQWGKNALYMTGDGFSDLDELFNQNAVNGLKINADPYAKQQLFYRSDNVSFVKKKIIAHSFSTVDMTKASHYHHENDDINIVDFDNMTHIINNLGKTLDKLNPKNFAPKYNDQVKF from the coding sequence ATGAAAAAGCTAACGTATCTTACATTATCACTATTCTCCATATTTACTTTTGCACAGGAGGTTTCCAAGGAAAGAGTAAAAACAGTTCTTTCCACTCTTGCTTCAGATGAAATGAAAGGCCGTGAAATCGGAACTCAGGAAAATGAAAATGCTGCCAACTATATTGCAAAGCTTTTCAAAGAAAATAACCTGGAATACTGTACCGGAAAATCTTATCTGGTTCCTTTTGATTATAATGGAAAAACGGTATATAATGTCTGTGGAATCAAAAAGGGAAAAACTGATCAATATCTTGGATTCTCAGGGCATTTTGATCATATCGGAACCAGTGATAAAAGCGGAGACAATATTTACAACGGAGCGGATGATGATGCCAGCGGAATTACCACCCTGGTAGGTATTGCCGATTATTTCAAAAACAAAAAACCGGAATTCTCTATGGTGTTCATGGCATTCAATGGGGAAGAAAAAGGAATGCTGGGCTCAAGAGCTATTTCAACGGATAAAAATCTGGATCCTATTTATAATAAGATGACTGCTCTTTTCAATTTTGAAATGGTCGCTACAGAATCTCAATGGGGAAAAAACGCATTATATATGACAGGAGACGGATTCTCGGATCTTGATGAACTTTTCAATCAAAATGCTGTGAATGGATTAAAAATCAATGCAGACCCATATGCAAAACAACAGCTTTTCTACCGTTCAGACAATGTGAGTTTTGTAAAAAAGAAAATCATTGCCCATTCATTTTCAACCGTTGATATGACCAAAGCATCTCATTATCACCACGAAAATGATGATATCAATATTGTAGATTTTGATAATATGACCCACATCATCAATAATTTGGGAAAAACACTGGACAAACTGAATCCTAAAAACTTTGCTCCGAAATATAATGACCAAGTGAAATTTTAA
- the rho gene encoding transcription termination factor Rho produces the protein MFNIETLRSKSVTELTKILKDLGVKVARTSNENDKIFAILDFQASNPKVAKDYFNATETTSVNTEEASAEKPAKAPARKAAPKKPAAPKPKANTKAPVEPKEEEKIEEKVPAAEEVKQEEPKAEATAIVTEDTSATAQAKKKRKRVSTNTGNTEVSQEKPEAPKNTDSQEPAQAEEKPNNPPQQQANRPQKGHNHPQNSGNQHKNQNQNQHQHQNQNQNQNRHSEKAEEQHDHKKEFNFDGLVSIEGVLEILPDNYGFLRSSDFSYISSPDDVYVSTAQIRNYGLKTGDTVKGIVRLPKEGEKYFSLLKPTEVNGRDLAFIKDRVAFEYLTPLFPEEKFNLAGSNSTISTRIVDLFAPIGKGQRAMIVAQPKTGKTMLLKDIANSIAANHPEVYMMVLLIDERPEEVTDMERSVNAEVIASTFDEAAEKHVKVANLVLAKAQRMVECGHDVVILLDSITRLARAYNTVTPASGKVLSGGVDANALHKPKRFFGAARKIEGGGSLTIIATALIDTGSKMDEVIFEEFKGTGNMELQLDRKIANRRIYPAIDLISSSTRRDDLLLDEVTSQRMWIFRKYLSEMNPVEAMEFVNKNIKGTLNNEEFLMSMNK, from the coding sequence ATGTTTAACATAGAAACGTTAAGGTCAAAATCCGTAACGGAACTGACTAAAATCTTAAAAGATTTGGGCGTTAAAGTTGCAAGAACCAGCAATGAAAATGACAAGATCTTTGCTATTCTTGACTTTCAGGCTTCTAACCCTAAAGTTGCAAAAGATTATTTCAACGCCACAGAAACCACCAGTGTAAATACTGAAGAGGCCTCAGCAGAAAAACCTGCTAAAGCCCCGGCAAGAAAAGCTGCCCCCAAAAAACCGGCAGCCCCCAAGCCAAAAGCAAATACAAAAGCTCCGGTAGAACCTAAAGAAGAGGAAAAAATAGAAGAAAAGGTTCCTGCTGCTGAAGAAGTAAAACAGGAAGAGCCCAAAGCTGAAGCCACTGCAATCGTAACAGAAGATACATCAGCCACCGCTCAAGCTAAAAAGAAAAGAAAAAGAGTTTCTACCAATACAGGTAATACTGAAGTATCTCAGGAAAAACCAGAAGCTCCAAAAAACACAGATTCTCAAGAGCCTGCCCAGGCCGAAGAAAAGCCTAACAATCCTCCTCAACAACAGGCTAACAGACCTCAAAAAGGACATAACCATCCACAGAACAGTGGAAACCAACATAAAAACCAAAACCAGAACCAACATCAGCATCAAAACCAAAATCAGAATCAAAACAGACATTCTGAAAAGGCAGAGGAGCAGCACGACCATAAAAAAGAATTTAATTTCGATGGATTGGTAAGCATTGAAGGGGTGTTGGAAATCTTACCCGATAACTACGGATTTTTACGTTCCTCAGATTTTAGCTATATCTCTTCTCCGGATGACGTGTATGTATCTACAGCACAGATCAGGAATTATGGGTTGAAAACCGGAGATACAGTTAAAGGAATTGTAAGACTTCCGAAAGAAGGAGAGAAATATTTTTCATTATTGAAACCTACAGAAGTTAACGGGCGTGACCTTGCATTTATCAAGGACCGTGTAGCTTTTGAATATTTGACTCCGCTTTTCCCGGAAGAAAAATTCAATTTGGCAGGAAGTAACTCCACTATTTCGACAAGAATTGTAGATTTATTTGCCCCTATTGGAAAAGGACAAAGAGCAATGATTGTTGCACAGCCTAAAACAGGTAAAACAATGTTGCTTAAAGATATCGCCAATTCTATTGCGGCCAACCACCCGGAGGTATATATGATGGTTCTTTTGATCGATGAACGTCCGGAAGAAGTTACAGATATGGAAAGAAGTGTAAATGCAGAAGTAATTGCATCTACATTTGATGAAGCGGCAGAAAAACATGTGAAGGTAGCTAATCTTGTTCTTGCAAAAGCACAAAGAATGGTAGAATGTGGACATGATGTGGTGATTTTGCTGGACTCTATTACAAGACTGGCAAGAGCATACAATACGGTTACTCCGGCATCAGGTAAAGTTCTTTCTGGTGGGGTAGACGCTAATGCGCTTCACAAGCCAAAAAGATTCTTTGGAGCCGCAAGAAAAATTGAAGGTGGAGGATCTTTAACAATTATTGCAACAGCATTGATTGACACAGGATCTAAAATGGATGAAGTAATCTTTGAAGAATTTAAAGGTACAGGAAATATGGAGCTTCAGTTAGACAGAAAAATTGCTAACAGAAGAATTTATCCGGCTATCGATTTAATTTCTTCCAGTACTCGTAGAGATGATCTTCTTTTAGATGAAGTGACTTCTCAGAGAATGTGGATCTTCAGAAAATATCTTTCTGAAATGAATCCTGTAGAAGCTATGGAATTTGTTAATAAGAACATCAAAGGAACTCTGAATAATGAAGAATTCCTGATGTCAATGAATAAATAA
- a CDS encoding superoxide dismutase has translation MSFELPKLGYAYDALEPTIDARTMEIHHTKHHQAYIDNLNKAIEGTELAGKTIEEICQTGTDKPAVRNNGGGHFNHSLFWEILTPGGSKEPVGNVKAAIENYGGLDKFKTDFSDAAKTRFGSGWAWLVKNADGSVSVSSTPNQDNPLMPVADVKGTPVLGLDVWEHAYYLNYQNRRPDYVSAFFDVVNWDKVEELFNK, from the coding sequence ATGTCATTTGAATTACCAAAACTAGGATATGCATACGATGCATTAGAGCCAACTATCGATGCAAGAACTATGGAAATCCACCATACAAAACACCACCAGGCATATATTGACAATTTAAATAAAGCAATTGAAGGAACTGAACTAGCAGGAAAAACGATTGAAGAAATCTGCCAGACAGGAACAGACAAACCAGCAGTAAGAAACAACGGTGGAGGTCACTTCAACCACTCTTTATTCTGGGAAATTTTAACTCCAGGAGGAAGCAAGGAGCCAGTAGGAAATGTAAAAGCTGCTATTGAAAATTATGGTGGTCTTGACAAATTCAAAACTGATTTTTCTGATGCTGCTAAAACAAGATTCGGTTCAGGATGGGCTTGGTTAGTAAAAAATGCTGACGGTTCTGTATCTGTTTCTTCTACACCTAATCAGGATAACCCATTAATGCCTGTAGCAGACGTTAAAGGAACACCTGTTTTAGGATTAGATGTTTGGGAGCACGCTTATTATTTAAACTACCAAAACAGAAGACCTGATTATGTTTCTGCATTTTTCGATGTAGTAAACTGGGATAAAGTAGAGGAATTATTCAATAAATAA
- a CDS encoding endonuclease yields the protein MKRFSSLFAILISIVAFSQQQGKLRKVATVGFLNVENLWDTIRSADYIDGTKDIKNPAFHRSIPMDSIKFLEAEKYDGPWSDGALKGKKAVREQSGSEEFTPKSAKNYGTKIYKAKLANEAKVISEMGAQYTKTAPAVVGLIEVENRQVIQDLVNEPALKKYDYGIIHYNSYDYRGIDVALIYQKRRFTPTNSLKKELKIYGDNGKREYTRDILVVTGFLDNEKVAFFMNHWPSRRGGEAISLPKRNAAAALLKQQMDSVRAADPTTKLFAMGDFNDDPVSPSLKNHLKAQASPKDLSEETPYLNLMYPLYKKGVASLAYQDAPNLFDQIIVSKNVISDQVTKEYSVYKAEIFAPAYLVNKEGNYKGYPFRSWNGDQFTGGYSDHFPAFVVLQKEP from the coding sequence ATGAAGAGATTTTCGAGTCTGTTTGCCATTCTTATTTCGATCGTGGCATTCTCACAACAACAGGGAAAACTGAGAAAAGTAGCTACCGTAGGTTTTTTAAATGTAGAAAACCTTTGGGACACTATCCGTTCAGCAGATTATATTGACGGAACAAAAGACATAAAAAATCCTGCTTTCCACAGAAGTATCCCTATGGATTCTATCAAATTTCTGGAAGCTGAAAAATACGACGGACCATGGAGTGACGGAGCATTAAAAGGAAAAAAAGCCGTAAGAGAACAAAGTGGATCTGAGGAATTTACCCCAAAAAGTGCCAAGAACTACGGAACTAAAATTTACAAAGCGAAACTGGCTAATGAAGCTAAAGTAATTTCCGAAATGGGCGCACAGTATACCAAAACAGCTCCGGCAGTAGTTGGCTTAATCGAGGTTGAAAACAGACAGGTCATTCAGGATCTTGTGAACGAACCTGCTTTAAAGAAATATGACTACGGAATTATTCATTACAATTCTTATGACTACAGAGGGATTGACGTAGCGCTGATCTACCAGAAAAGAAGATTCACCCCTACCAATTCATTAAAAAAAGAACTGAAAATTTACGGTGACAACGGAAAAAGAGAATATACCAGAGACATCCTTGTCGTAACTGGGTTTTTAGATAATGAAAAAGTAGCATTTTTCATGAACCACTGGCCTTCCAGAAGAGGTGGTGAAGCGATTTCTTTACCTAAAAGAAATGCAGCCGCTGCATTGTTAAAACAACAGATGGACAGTGTAAGAGCTGCAGACCCAACCACAAAGCTTTTTGCGATGGGTGACTTTAACGATGATCCTGTAAGCCCAAGTTTAAAAAACCACCTGAAAGCCCAGGCAAGCCCTAAAGATTTAAGTGAAGAAACACCTTATCTAAATCTGATGTATCCTTTATATAAGAAAGGAGTGGCTTCTTTGGCTTATCAGGATGCTCCCAACCTGTTTGACCAGATCATCGTTTCTAAAAACGTAATTTCAGATCAGGTGACAAAAGAATATTCTGTTTATAAGGCAGAGATTTTTGCACCCGCTTATTTAGTCAATAAAGAAGGAAATTATAAAGGATATCCTTTCAGATCCTGGAATGGAGACCAGTTTACAGGAGGCTATAGTGACCACTTTCCGGCATTTGTAGTTCTTCAGAAAGAACCATAA
- a CDS encoding DUF6146 family protein, with protein sequence MKNIFLLIMIAWIPFSCFSQETPKKDKEQHEMKPSKNEDGEWDLTVIDTQFDYFLNAVAKPISQYTESYLKTKNTFLVNEWNGYYNSGRYRDIIESGIDYDPQEKYGIKFEYKLYQVFVYVNWKYKLRLNGLTGSDSIR encoded by the coding sequence ATGAAAAATATTTTTTTATTAATAATGATTGCATGGATCCCTTTCAGCTGTTTTTCTCAGGAAACTCCTAAGAAAGATAAAGAGCAACATGAAATGAAGCCTTCTAAAAACGAAGACGGCGAATGGGATCTTACGGTCATTGATACTCAGTTTGATTATTTTCTGAACGCAGTGGCTAAACCCATCAGTCAGTATACAGAATCTTATCTCAAGACAAAAAATACATTTTTGGTCAACGAATGGAACGGCTATTATAATTCCGGCAGATATAGAGATATTATAGAATCCGGGATAGATTATGATCCTCAGGAAAAGTACGGGATCAAGTTTGAATATAAATTATACCAGGTTTTCGTGTATGTCAACTGGAAATACAAACTAAGATTGAACGGGCTAACCGGAAGTGACTCCATAAGGTAA
- a CDS encoding DUF4293 family protein gives MLQRIQTIWTLLAVLAAVFLFITGQDVVISDSIPLLNISCIVLVITGALSIFSFKNRKRQILLNTISIIINVLLIGVLAYWLLNLSGGIHFPEKGIEPIFPLLAVICLLIANICIRKDERLVKSVDRLR, from the coding sequence ATGCTACAGAGAATACAAACTATATGGACTTTATTAGCAGTTTTAGCTGCAGTTTTCCTTTTCATAACAGGACAGGATGTTGTCATTTCTGACAGTATTCCCTTGCTTAATATAAGCTGTATCGTGCTTGTTATTACAGGAGCATTAAGTATTTTTAGTTTCAAAAACAGAAAAAGACAAATTTTGCTGAATACCATCAGCATCATTATAAACGTTTTGTTGATTGGTGTATTGGCGTACTGGTTACTAAACTTATCCGGAGGAATTCATTTTCCTGAGAAGGGTATTGAGCCGATTTTCCCATTGCTTGCGGTGATCTGTCTGCTTATTGCAAACATTTGCATCCGAAAAGATGAGAGGCTCGTAAAATCTGTAGACAGACTTCGATAG